The Setaria viridis chromosome 9, Setaria_viridis_v4.0, whole genome shotgun sequence sequence TGTTTTCCTTCTCTGCTCACGGACCccggagacggcgaggagaTGGGCGCGGAGGCGAGGCAGCTGGAGCTCCCCCGCATCGACTTCTCCGGCGTGGACCCgtcggcgccgggcgccgggcagTGGGCGGCGGTGCGAGCCCAGGTGGTCGACGCGCTCGCTACGTTCGGCTGCTTCGACGCGCACTACCCGGCGCTCACCCCGGACCTCCGCGCCGCGTTCTTCGACGGCGCCGTCAAGAAGCTCTTCGCGCTCCCTGACGACGCCAAGCGCCGCAACACCTGCAGCCCCGACAGGCCCCTCTTCGGCTACCTCGGCAGCATGGCCGGGTTCACGAACGCCTACGAAAGCCTCGCCATCTCGGACCGCGTCGAACCAGAGCGCGTCCGAGCCTTCGCCGACCTCATGTGGCCGGGCGGCGACAACGCCGCCTTCTGGTAGGCCGGCCGTCCGCGTCTTGGCCGACCTCATCTGGAAGATTGGTCCTTTGACACCGTAGCGTTTGTTTCTGCAGCGAGGCCGtccatggcgcggcgcggcggatcGCGGAGCTCGAGGAGTCGGTGCAGAGGATGGTGATGGAGGGGCTCGGGGTGCCCGAGTACCACGACGCGATGAGGGAGTCGATGCGGCACGTGTTCCGGATGGCGCATTACAACGCacccggcggcgacgccgaggGGAAGGAGGTCAGGTACGGGACCCACCAGGACTGCAGCATGCTCACCGTCGTCTGCCAGCACGCGGTGGACGGCCTGGAGGTGCAGACCGGCGACGGGGAGTGGATCCATTTcaggccgtcgtcgccggcgtcgctcGTCGTCATAGCCGGCAACGAGCTCCGGGTACGCGCGCACCATATATGACTGACCGGCACCAACTCTGTCTTCCTTGTGTGCACGAGAACTCCGGATTGATCGATGAGTTTTCCGTCATGTCTAGGCGTGGACAAACGACAGGGTGCGCGCGCCATTTCACCGGGTCACCGTCGGTGGGGATGTCGCTAGGTACTCGGCCATCTTGTTCGCGCTGCCCGGTCTGAAGATCCAGGCGCCGGATGAGCTCGTTGACGAGGAGCACCCGCCCCGTTTCAAGCCCCACTGCAACGACGACTTCATGCACTTCTGCGTCGCTCATGGAGCTCGCCATGAGGATAGACTCAAGGACTTCTGCGGAGTGTAGGCAACGatgtactactactactacctgCGACCCTGAGCCCCAAGTACTGTCTGAACGAAACAAGAACACTCTGGGAAGCGTGAGAGGAATGAATCGGTTTCGAAGTATGTGACGTTTAATCTGCGATCTTACTGCCGAGTATGAAACTATGAATAAGTTCCGAAGCATAAGTTTGCATTTGTTTGAAACAATAAAtgaatatgttttttttctcattttattCGCTCGGCTTCTATGACATTTTGGAGCCCGTCCAGGCTCCACACAGGGTGATTTGCTCTTATTGTTTTGTTGGTGCTGCTTGGTTGATCACAATGTGCGCCATGCTCACCCAACGGTGTATTTGATGATTGTGCAAGTTGTTGAGTTGTTTGTGGTGTACTAGGGCCTAGTATAGATGGCCAAACGGGCGGCCTGACCTTGCCTAGCCCGAGCACGGTTTGGCCCGACCCGTTTAGACTCGGCACGGTTCGGCTAGATAatagccgtgccgtgccggcccaTGGGCCAAAGcagcggcccaggcccagcaCTAAGGGGCTATTAGCCGTGCCAAGCTGGTCCGGTGGCCCGTCGGGCCATGAAGGCCCATCATGCCCATTCTAGCTCGGCTCAGCTGAAAAAATAAAGTTGGCAAATGGCAAGCTAGGTAAATGTGTCGTCAGACGCTTACCACACCAGAGACAGGATACTGTTGATGCAGACAATAACCATATTGGCGTGAGCAAACTGAAACATACCACACACATGCATGACACTAGAAAACAGTAGGTACCCATAGACACCAATTTAAGTAGACAGGAAAACAGAGAATATGCAAACaaaccaaaaaagaaaactttaacAAGCGAGGACCTTCTGGATTTAGTTAGAGTGGGACATTCTGAAAACTAGGCAGAATCTTTGTATATAGCTTAAGAGGCTGCAAAATTAAATTTACCCACAAAAGAAGTAATCCTAGAAAAATAGGGAGAGCAAATTTAGTACTGAAAGTTGCTATACCCACATGGCCACACTGgcacaaaaataataaaaatctGGTCAACTGACAAAATAAGCACATTGTAGGATCTCATTATCTCAATGATGCTATGTGAAGAACATCATAATAAATTTGGTACAATAACCAAAAGAAACTATACAACTAACTCGACACTACAATGTGCATAAACGATTTCACAGTTCCATTCCCTTCTCGAATTGATTTACTCATTAATTTCTTATAAGCTGCGTTAGACAGGAACGAATTATAGTACATGATGACATGATACGACCACTCTTGAAATTTAAAATCATGCTTTATTCTAAACAAATAACTAAGACTCTGGATGCCAAACTTGTTTAGAAGATGCACAAACTTGTGTACAAGACAATCAGCATGCCACTCATAACAATTGGCAACAGACTGATAAAATAGATTGGAGATGTCCACTCTTAACATCTCCGAATAGAAATAACATCCCTGTATAAATTATAAAAATCTATGGTTCTCAAACATAATCAACAAGCCATATGTTCCACAATTGAATCACTTTCCACCATCTGTTGTTATCCTTCAAAACAAGATAAATTATTCACTTGGAGGACACTCTCCCATCCAGCATGGTGTGTACGGGAAGGACTGTCTAATGAGCTGATGTTGGCCAGCAATTTGTCCGCAATTTGTAGGATACAAACTGCCCAACTCTTGAACCTTTGAGCTATTCAAATGATAGGCCACTCCTCTTCTGAATGACTCACTCAAAAACACAATTTCCTTATAGGGATGGAACCCAAGAAAGTCGATCGATTCATCGTACTCAACCCCACCTTCAGCTTGAATAACATTATCGCTGGCGGAGTCCCATTCCAACTTCTCTGGCACTACAATTTCACCTTCACCACAACGTTGATGGTAATTAATATCATTTAACATCCAGGGTCCATTTATTTGACGATCGCGAACATGTTTTTGACATGCCAAAATAGACCCAAGGTTGGCTTGGTGCATCAAGACCCACTCCATTTGGTCGCACAACTTCTTAAGGGTCCAAACCCGAAGTTGGCATATCTGATCTGAATCATCAACTAGCGCACAATACACTCCCTTCTCTGATTTTCCTAGATAAAGTGCCTCAGGTTTGGTAGACACTTCAATGCCAACTGGCAGTTTAATTATTTGGTACTCATTGTGTGACAAAGATATTCTGCAAAGTATGAAACCATCCAAAGAATTAATTTTAATAGAGAATGTAACTTAAATATTTTTTAGCTAACAGATAgtttaaaaaaaagtgaaatgaAGATGACTAGGAGAGAGTACATACCTCATAACAAAATTTGCTTCACAGACCACATAATGGTCTCCCTGTGAATATGCCGCATAGCGCTTCATACAGAAAAGAAAATTCCTCCGCATATCAGAAAATTCCTCCGCATATCACTAACAGTGCCCATAGCCTGCCCAGTGCGAAGAAAAAGCCTTTCCTCACATTGCCGTGTCTTTGATGAGAAAACATCACTGCTAGGGAATGGACCTTTCATCCACGATTTCAGTACCGGTTCAAattggatccggtactaatactaaCCGGACCTAACGGATAGTCCCTGAGGGGGCGTCCgtgaggccctttagtaccggttgggggcaacaaccggtactaaagggtgtaaattagtaccggttggtgctccCAATCAGTACTAATACGCCACCcacccattagtaccagttgggggcaCTAACGGGTACTAATGTgagtgcacattagtaccggttgctgcCTCAACCCAGTACAAATGTGGCACCCCCTTTAGAACCGGGTGGGGGCACCAACAAGTACTAATgttcccctttagtaccggttggtgttctTCCTATAAATACCCCTCTTTTTTCCTCTagcccgagccatttcctccagctcgagcttcaccc is a genomic window containing:
- the LOC117839804 gene encoding probable 2-oxoglutarate-dependent dioxygenase AOP1, which codes for MGAEARQLELPRIDFSGVDPSAPGAGQWAAVRAQVVDALATFGCFDAHYPALTPDLRAAFFDGAVKKLFALPDDAKRRNTCSPDRPLFGYLGSMAGFTNAYESLAISDRVEPERVRAFADLMWPGGDNAAFCEAVHGAARRIAELEESVQRMVMEGLGVPEYHDAMRESMRHVFRMAHYNAPGGDAEGKEVRYGTHQDCSMLTVVCQHAVDGLEVQTGDGEWIHFRPSSPASLVVIAGNELRAWTNDRVRAPFHRVTVGGDVARYSAILFALPGLKIQAPDELVDEEHPPRFKPHCNDDFMHFCVAHGARHEDRLKDFCGV